A window of the Phalacrocorax aristotelis chromosome 9, bGulAri2.1, whole genome shotgun sequence genome harbors these coding sequences:
- the ZBTB42 gene encoding zinc finger and BTB domain-containing protein 42: protein MEFPDHSRQLLQCLSQQRHQGFLCDCTVLVGEAQFRAHRAVLASCSMYFHLFYRDQLDKRDIVHLNSDIVTAPAFSLLLEFMYEGKLEFNSLPVEDVLAAASYLHMYDIVKVCKGKLKDKELCSEEKINDEMASLEKAEHFLDAGVPLVHEFDPGNKQKFSVAEYERAAGKEKVSSHPAWSSDHISVSSVPTEAEPCAAAAGKTKANVNSSTGPLSQRSVNHPLASGDVDCALDLSFKPVPGRDSLHPSYVFGQLASDSQQQGTEPLVKDEQDLLSDQEDGEARSPESQHFGNSAKSLVTGLGHMFAGNGSSHAREEDIDQERDESEDDMDSSDISSGVLVPPGHICICPLCSKVFPSPHILQLHLSSHFRDKDGSRTRLSPDGSVPTCTLCGKTFSCMYTLKRHERTHSGEKPYTCGQCGKSFQYSHNLSRHAVVHTREKPHGCKWCERRFTQSGDLYRHIRKFHCGLVKSLVV from the coding sequence ATGGAGTTTCCAGACCATAGCCGCCAGTTGCTGCAGTGTCTGAGTCAGCAGCGTCACCAGGGCTTCCTGTGTGACTGTACTGTTTTAGTTGGAGAAGCTCAATTCAGAGCTCACAGAGCCGTTCTTGCCTCTTGCAGTATGTACTTCCATCTTTTCTACAGGGACCAGTTAGACAAAAGGGATATTGTGCATCTGAACAGTGACATTGTCACAGCCCCTGCCTTCAGCCTGCTGCTCGAATTCATGTACGAGGGAAAGCTGGAATTCAACAGTCTCCCGGTCGAAGATGTGCTGGCTGCGGCTAGCTACCTTCACATGTATGACATTGTGAAAGTCTGCAAGGGCAAGTTGAAAGATAAAGAATTATGTTCGGAAGAGAAGATTAATGATGAGATGGCTAGTTTGGAGAAAGCGGAGCATTTTCTAGATGCTGGAGTGCCCCTGGTCCACGAGTTTGAcccaggaaacaaacaaaaattcagcGTTGCAGAATACGAGAGAGCAGCAGGCAAAGAAAAGGTCAGCAGTCACCCCGCCTGGTCCTCTGATCATATAAGTGTCAGCTCTGTGCCGACAGAGGCAGAACCGTGCGCCgcagcagctggaaaaacaaaggCTAATGTCAATAGTTCCACAGGACCTTTGTCCCAAAGGTCTGTTAACCATCCCCTGGCTTCGGGTGATGTGGACTGCGCGCTGGATTTGTCTTTCAAGCCTGTGCCGGGGAGAGATTCCTTACACCCCTCCTATGTCTTTGGACAGCTGGCTTCcgacagccagcagcagggtaCCGAGCCACTTGTTAAAGATGAACAAGACTTGCTGTCAGATCAGGAGGACGGCGAAGCCAGGAGTCCGGAGAGTCAGCATTTTGGGAATTCAGCCAAAAGCCTAGTGACAGGGTTAGGACACATGTTCGCGGGGAATGGCAGCTCTCATGCCCGAGAGGAGGATATAGATCAAGAGCGAGACGAGAGCGAGGACGACATGGATTCGTCAGACATCTCCTCAGGCGTCCTCGTGCCTCCCGGGCATATCTGCATTTGCCCCCTGTGTAGCAAGGTGTTTCCGAGCCCGCACATCCTTCAGCTGCACCTGAGCTCTCACTTCCGCGACAAGGACGGCTCCCGGACCCGCCTGTCCCCCGACGGGTCCGTCCCCACTTGTACCCTCTGCGGAAAGACTTTCTCTTGCATGTACACGTTAAAGAGGCACGAGAGGACTCACTCGGGGGAGAAGCCTTACACCTGCGGCCAGTGCGGAAAGAGCTTCCAGTATTCCCACAACCTCAGCCGCCACGCAGTGGTGCACACCAGGGAGAAACCCCACGGGTGCAAGTGGTGCGAGAGACGGTTCACGCAGTCTGGGGATTTGTACAGACATATCCGCAAATTTCATTGTGGCCTTGTGAAGTCCTTGGTTGTTTGA